One Pseudomonadota bacterium genomic window, GGTAATCTACATTGTTTGACTCAAGCCTTCGAGCCACTTCAGTTGCTCCGTGGCCATAGGCATCTGCTTTCACAACACAGAGGATTTTTACTTGAGAAGGCACCTTTGCCTTTATTGCTCTATAATTCTCTTCAAGAACATTTAAATCTAAATATACAATAGCCCTTGGGATGTTAATCATAATCCGTTTAATTTACCTGTAAAACCTGCTCTATTCAAGACAAAGTTTTTAAACGTTTAAAGACCTTTTCATAGGCTTCTACAGTTTTCGTTATTTCTTTCTCCCCATGAGACAGGGTGATAAAGGAAGCCTCAAATGGACTCGGGGCAAAAAATATCCCTTCCTCAAGCATAAGTTTAAAGAATTTCTCATACATAACCCTGCTTGCGGTATATGCCGTTTCATAATCATACACATCGCCATCTGAAAAGAAACCCGTAAACATCCCTGTGATGCTGTTTATCCTGTAAGGGATTTTAAGTCTCTTTGCAATTTCAGTAATACTATTTTTCAAGTCATCCACCCTTTTACCCATCAACCGATATACGTTTTTATTCTTCCTCAGATACTTTAATACATAAATCCCTGCCCTTACTGCGATTGGGTTTCCGGACAGTGTTCCTGCCTGATATACATCACCAAGGGGGGCAACCTTCTTCATCACTTCCCTTTTACCCCCAAAAGCACCTATAGGAAAACCACCCCCGATAACCTTTCCAAGACAGGTAATGTCAGGCTCAATACCGTATATATGTTGTACCCCGCCGTATAATACCCTGAACCCGGTTATTACCTCATCACATATAAGGAGAATCTTCTCCTTCCTGCATATTTCCTGTACCCCTTCGAGAAACCCCTTTTCAGGTAAAATTACACCCATATTACCCATAACGGGCTCTAATATCACACACGCGACATCCTTATTCCCCTTCACTATATTCCTCACTGTATCGAGATGATTGAAATCAGCCACGTATGTATGCTTTGCAAGGTCTTTCAGGATACCACTGCTGTCAGGGATACCATACGTGGCAAGGCCGGAACCTGCCTTCACAAGGAGGCTGTCAACGTGTCCATGGTAGCAGCCCCTGAACTTAATAATCCCATTCTTTTTGGTAAAACCTCTTGCAAGCCGTATCGCACTCATTGTTGCCTCAGTACCCGAGCTTGTGAGCCTC contains:
- the hemL gene encoding glutamate-1-semialdehyde 2,1-aminomutase produces the protein MNRKKSNALYEKAKHFIPGGVNSPVRAFLSVDDKPFYVEKGKGAYLFDVDGNAYLDYVSSWGAIILGHADKGLNKEIRAALSDGTSFGTCHPYEVEMARLIAQAFPSIEMVRLTSSGTEATMSAIRLARGFTKKNGIIKFRGCYHGHVDSLLVKAGSGLATYGIPDSSGILKDLAKHTYVADFNHLDTVRNIVKGNKDVACVILEPVMGNMGVILPEKGFLEGVQEICRKEKILLICDEVITGFRVLYGGVQHIYGIEPDITCLGKVIGGGFPIGAFGGKREVMKKVAPLGDVYQAGTLSGNPIAVRAGIYVLKYLRKNKNVYRLMGKRVDDLKNSITEIAKRLKIPYRINSITGMFTGFFSDGDVYDYETAYTASRVMYEKFFKLMLEEGIFFAPSPFEASFITLSHGEKEITKTVEAYEKVFKRLKTLS